The following are from one region of the Salmo trutta chromosome 20, fSalTru1.1, whole genome shotgun sequence genome:
- the LOC115155981 gene encoding uncharacterized protein LOC115155981: MLCLKCVLSFWTLCQVIKQAHPADSCSPVVQIKPQAGFLMVNIGKNCLWDEHGDHCHYVVNYGREGEKLEEYVSKSPETLRGLEIGGRYCVQVRYVCYHKPFGTSSSLQCVSIPESKRTRHTRIVAISVTLTMLLGFLVVGLAFIYRHHKKIKQFLRPPLQLPDHYREYLSGDFPQQALSITRTRSCEEIHDLISIVWCEEDQSDREQD; this comes from the exons ATGTTGTGTCTGAAATGTGTTTTGTCGTTTTGGACTCTCTGTCAAGTCATCAAACAAG CCCACCCAGCTGATTCCTGCAGCCCTGTAGTCCAGATAAAACCACAGGCAGGATTCCTGATGGTCAACATTGGGAAAAACTGTCTCTGGGATGAACATGGGGACCATTGTCATTACGTGGTCAACTAcggtagagagggggagaagcTCGAA GAGTATGTCTCCAAATCCCCTGAGACCCTCCGAGGTCTGGAGATTGGGGGGAGGTACTGTGTACAGGTCCGCTATGTCTGTTACCACAAGCCCTTTGGAACCTCTAGCTCCCTACAGTGTGTATCCATCCCAGAGTCAA AAAGGACAAGGCATACCAGGATTGTGGCTATCAGTGTGACCCTTACCATGCTGTTGGGATTCTTGGTAGTGGGCCTTGCGTTCATCTACAGGCACCATAAGAAAATTAAACAGTTCCTTCGACCCCCACTACAGCTACCAGACCACTATCGTGAG TACCTCTCAGGGGACTTCCCCCAGCAGGCCCTGTCCATCACAAGAACCAGGTCCTGTGAAGAAATCCATGATCTCATCTCCATCGTCTGGTGTGAAGAGGACCAGTCTGACAGAGAACAGGACTAA